GGTTATCTCCGATCGTTGCAGTAGTTAAAGCAAGAATATTCGTCCGAGTCGAGCGCGACGGTTCGTTTCGCTGCCCTTAGCGGCAACTCCTCGAGCGTAAGCCGCAGAAAACGGCGACAGGGCGCTCGGGAGGGGCCGACTAACAATGGTACTACCAGAAGAACGGTCAGTCGCCAATGACGCTCTTCGAGTTGACGGGCTTCCAGCGGGACCTGCTCTACGTCATCGCAGGTGAGGGCCGCCCGTCCGGCCAGCAGATCAAAGAACGAATCGAAGCCGACACCGGCAACGAAGTCACGCACGGTCGTCTCTACCCGAACCTCGACACGCTCGTAAACAACGACTACGTCGAGAAGGGCCAGATCGACCGCCGAACGAACTACTACACGCTCTCGGATAAGGGACGTGACGCTCTCGACTCCCGTCGGCAGTGGGAGAACTCCTATCTCCCGGACGAACGGTAACCGGCGGCGATCGGACGGCGCGTCGGCCGGAGGTCGTTCGACGAGCGCCGCTTCGATCCGGTGACGGCCGCCGCCGTCGCGACCGCCGCGCGGACCGGGAAGCGGCCACGAGAGACGTCTGCGTCGTCCGGGCTGCCCATCGAATCCGACCCGCTGGACTCGAACGGCCCCGTCAACGCGACGTCGTTCGACGTCGCTCTCCCCGATTCCTGAGCGATGGGCCACTGTCCGCGCGCTCGCCGATTGGGTCGCCGGACTCACGCCCGTCGCGACGGGCGTGAGTCAGAGACCGACGAAGACGAGACGACCGGCGAGGCGCTGAGACCGTCTCGCCCCGAGCGGTCGAGAGAGAAGCGTACCGTCGCCGTGGTACGCCCGGTAGGGGGACGGGTTCCATGGTCCGCCACCGGGCATCCGTCCCTCTAGAGTGTCAGATGATAAACTCTACGGAGGGTCAAACCGGCGTTTGACCAACGGACTCGGCCGGCGTTCCGCTGGCCAGCGGTCGTCGACGGCAACCGGCCGGAGGAGCGCCTGTTCGTCGATTCGGTCCGAGAGAAGGTTGATCGTGTGCGTGCGGTGCTCGCCCGGTTCGACGGTTCGGAGAAGCGTCGCCCCGGTTTCCCCGCGAGGTCGACGCTCGCCTCTCTGCCTACTGGCCCTTGAGCCAGCCGCCGATGTTGCGTCGGGCGTCGTCGAGGAACAGCCGGATGTGTTCAGT
The Halomarina pelagica DNA segment above includes these coding regions:
- a CDS encoding PadR family transcriptional regulator, producing MTLFELTGFQRDLLYVIAGEGRPSGQQIKERIEADTGNEVTHGRLYPNLDTLVNNDYVEKGQIDRRTNYYTLSDKGRDALDSRRQWENSYLPDER